The DNA segment GTAAAATAGGCATTAGTATTGCTCCTGCATTATCTGGAATTAGGTGTGCTACTATCATATGTGTTTGAGAGGCATTGTCATCTATAATCTTCCTTGTTTTCCCTGAAGGATGTGTATCAAAAAAACTAAAACTCGCCTTTGATAAACCTCTTATACCATATTTTCTAAGATTAGTTTCCAATCTAAAGCCTAATACATGTGTTACCAATCCTGCAATTCCATATAAAGTAATACCACCTACTAATAATCCAACAATTATTAAAGCATATGACTTAGCATCACTAATATTATTAAATATTATTAACTCAACTAAAAATCGACTTAAATAATAGTAGGCAAAAACTTTTAATACTACTGAAGCCATTGACAAGATAATCCCTATATATGCCAAATATTTTTCTTTTGGTACGTAAGACAATATTTTTTTATAAACTTCTAACATGATTTTCTCCTTATATTTATAGATTTTTATTAACATAAAGTCATAGACAAATAAACCTAATAGATCTCTTACCTTAATTTTATCACTTCAGTTATCAATTGTAAATAATAATTATTATCAGTTAAATTCTCTCTTAAAATTTTGCAAAAAAATAATTATAGAGATATTAATTATTCTGTAAATGAAATAGCTAAAAAAATGGACGTATATATTCCTACAATATAAAAAACTCGACTTTTTACATCTAATCAAGAAAAATTTTTTTCAAATAGAAAAGATTAAGATGAAATTTTGTCTCACTAATCTCCATTTATCTTAGCAACAATTCTAATGAAAATAGTAATGGTCTTTTTAGGGGTATTACACTAAAAAGACCGATTTAAGTAATATTTATTTAGTTAAGTTAGTTGAAAATCTAATTCAATAAACAAATAGAAATAGAAAACGCCTGAATTTTAAAACATCATTTGAAGCATATATACATAAACTTAATTTGTTATGATATATATTTCTTTTTTATTTGTAATTTATCAATTTCCTATTCTCTTAACTTGATTTATAATTAATTTAATCTTCATTTTTAGACACTAACATCTTTCCTGAAGCAACTTCTTTTCCTTCTTCGTCTAGAATCACAGCATCAATTCCTAAAAGTTTACCTAAATTAGACTGTAATTCGCAAATTATCCTTAATTGATCGCCTGGCATTACTAATTTTTTAAACTTAAAATTTTTAACACTAGCCAGATAGCCTACTTTATTAGTAATAGCTTCATAATCTACTATTTTATCTATTTCCTCTAATCCAATATAGTCCAAAATACATAACAATCCTGCTGATTGAGCTGCCATTTCAATCATTAAAACACCAGGTACAACCGGCTGTTTTGGGAAATGACCTTGAAAGTACGGCTCATTTATTGTTATATTTTTACGGCACTCAATTACTCCCTTTTTGTAACTAACTACTTTATCCACTAACAAAAATGGATAACTATGTGGTAACAACTTCATTATAGTTTCTATATTAATCATTATTAATTACCTCTCTATTTATATTAATAAAGCTTCATCTGAAAAATTCAATGAATAATATTACATAAATATCATTTCCGTAATAACTCAGATATGAAAAGTTATTTTACTGCAAGGATTTTTGCTTATCTTTTCCTCCTTTCCTTTTCTAACAACTATTTTAATATCTATTGAGTAAATCTTAAAACTTTAAATATCTTTACTATATATAATAAAATTTTATTCTTCAATTGTCAAATCAAGAGAGGAAATTATCTATTAAATTAAGCTATAATTTCTTAAACTATTAACCCTATATAAAATATTTTTCTATGAGAATTAAACAATAATCAATTATAGTTGTACAATAACTAGGTTTTATAATAAATACTATCCATAAAGTACTTCTAACAGGTAATGCCCCTGTTATATCTTTTCTTTGTTTTATTATTCTTTATATAACTTACTAACACTACTTTATCTTAAGATAAAAAAGAAGTTGGTTTCTACCAACTTCATACTCTACTCCTTATCCCTAGAAAAATCTGAAGTAAGGTATGCCATTATAGTTATATATAGATATAGTGACTACTATTGAATAAATCACCACCTAGTGAATGACCAATCAGATAAACCTCTTCACAATCTCTTACTTCATCATTAAACCAATTTTGCAGTTCCTTTTTATCTTGTATTATTTCTTTATAGGGATTTAGAAAAATAGTTTCTACTTCAAGCTCTTGAAAGAAATCCTTTGCGAAATAATAATTACTGCCTAAACCACCTATAAAATATATTTTAATTTTTTGATTCATTACTACCTTTAACTCCTTAAAATACTAAGATAAATATAAAATCAATATTTTCAATATTAACTTATATATTATAGCTCTTAAATTTTAACCAAAATATCTAAGCAACATTATAAACATAATGACTATTATAAATAAACTAAGTGTACTCCCCAATATCGCAAAAAACATTTTAACCGGCGAGTTATATTTACGTACTTGAATAGATATATCTAATGGTTCTCGTACTCTTTCATCACAGCCATAAGAGATAATATACTCTCCTTCCGTAGCCTCAAATGAATATCGTTCTTCTCTGTGACTTCTTAGACCTGATACTGTTGTTTGAAGATTACTTTCATTCAAAAGTAATTTTTCTCCAGTATATCGATTCATTACACATATTCCTAAATCTCTAGTTTTTGTTTTACCAAAAATAGTACTAACTAACCTAATAGAGTAATTTACCTTTAACCATATAGAATATTTTCCGTATTCACTTATTGTAAAAGT comes from the Gemella morbillorum genome and includes:
- the fabZ gene encoding 3-hydroxyacyl-ACP dehydratase FabZ; translation: MINIETIMKLLPHSYPFLLVDKVVSYKKGVIECRKNITINEPYFQGHFPKQPVVPGVLMIEMAAQSAGLLCILDYIGLEEIDKIVDYEAITNKVGYLASVKNFKFKKLVMPGDQLRIICELQSNLGKLLGIDAVILDEEGKEVASGKMLVSKNED